A single Anopheles arabiensis isolate DONGOLA chromosome 2, AaraD3, whole genome shotgun sequence DNA region contains:
- the LOC120895019 gene encoding zinc finger protein GLI1-like: MLINKETIPYRMGLQPFYYYQSSPPVQNERLGGYHPITPPYHHPYDFILPMQSSPPGSMPASATVAAVTAAAAAGVPVPTDRLRSPASSTGSSPTSVGSSPLYFYLNGRNTGTEGAAVSGKDQLAAGPLSPPHTPPLRDRSPSPLSGRGEVLGTGSTAAQRNSVIMKVQNQQVVPMQGETDASSSQSEPDTVEEFVCRWENCYCVFFKLEDLASHVTQKHAVIGLDGLYYCRWERCLRQDRGFNARYKMLVHVRTHTKEKPHQCGKCGKCFSRAENLKIHLRSHSGEKPYVCPVEGCNKAYSNSSDRFKHTRTHSNDKPYVCKVPGCNKRYTDPSSLRKHVKTFKHANLDGCSPLRLPDVCCMEYESYSQDSTTRSDATGSYPDYDSEDDGGALIDVVCCDEEARLYPEYGPQRLAGCEHPGCCQQFKHGASYWGLMEQADDSRRQLMDGEQLEPWDNGNGTASREDDERCREGVVVVGGAAGAGERPEVPRLLKMDVEDGPLDLSVHHR, encoded by the exons ATGCTAATCAACAAAGAAACCATCCCGTACAGGATGGGCCTGCAGCCCTTCTACTACTACCAATCGTCACCGCCGGTGCAGAATGAGCGGCTCGGCGGCTACCACCCGATAACGCCCCCGTACCACCATCCGTACGACTTTATCCTGCCGATGCAATCGTCGCCACCGGGCTCGATGCCGGCCAGCGCAACGGTTGCGGCGGTaacggccgccgccgccgccggtgtACCCGTGCCGACCGATCGTCTTCGGTCGCCGGCCTCATCAACCGGTTCGTCGCCTACGTCTGTCGGCTCATCGCCACTGTACTTCTACCTGAACGGGCGCAACACCGGCACGGAGGGAGCTGCCGTGTCGGGAAAGGATCAACTTGCAGCAGGGCCGCTTTCACCACCCCACACACCGCCGTTGCGCGATCGCTCGCCCAGTCCACTGTCGGGGCGGGGTGAAGTGCTCGGTACCGGCAGTACGGCAGCGCAGCGCAACTCCGTCATTATGAAGGTGCAGAATCAGCAGGTCGTCCCGATGCAGGGCGAAACCGACGCGAGCAGCTCGCAGTCCGAGCCGGACACGGTGGAGGAGTTTGTCTGCCGCTGGGAAAACTGTTACTG CGTGTTCTTCAAGCTGGAGGATCTGGCAAGTCACGTTACGCAGAAGCACGCCGTCATCGGGCTGGACGGTTTGTACTACTGCCGCTGGGAGCGCTGCCTGCGCCAGGACCGTGGCTTTAACGCGCGCTACAAGATGCTGGTGcacgtgcgcacacacacgaaggAGAAGCCGCACCAGTGCGGCAAGTGTGGCAAGTGTTTTTCGCGCGCGGAAAATCTGAAAATTCACCTCCGCTCACACTCGGGCGAAAAGCCGTACGTCTGCCCGGTGGAG GGATGCAACAAAGCGTACTCGAACTCTTCCGATCGGTTCAAGCACACCCGAACGCACTCGAACGACAAACCGTACGTGTGCAAGGTGCCGGGCTGCAACAAACGCTACACCGATCCGTCCTCGCTGCGCAAGCACGTCAAAACGTTCAAGCACGCGAACCTGGACGGCTGCTCGCCCCTGCGGCTGCCGGATGTGTGCTGCATGGAGTACGAAAGCTACTCCCAGGACAGTACGACCCGCTCGGATGCGACCGGTTCCTATCCGGACTACGATTCCGAGGACGACGGCGGTGCGCTGATCGATGTGGTGTGCTGCGACGAGGAGGCCCGGCTCTATCCCGAGTACGGGCCGCAACGTTTGGCGGGCTGCGAGCATCCCGGGTGCTGTCAGCAGTTTAAGCACGGTGCCAGCTACTGGGGCTTGATGGAACAGGCGGACGATTCCCGGCGCCAGCTGATGGATGGCGAGCAGCTCGAACCGTGGGACAACGGCAACGGTACGGCATCGCGCGAAGACGACGAACGGTGCAGGGAaggtgtcgtcgtcgtcggcggtGCTGCCGGGGCGGGTGAGCGTCCGGAGGTACCGAGGCTGCTCAAGATGGACGTGGAAGATGGTCCGCTCGATCTCAGTGTACATCACCgatga